A portion of the Bdellovibrio bacteriovorus genome contains these proteins:
- a CDS encoding flagellar hook assembly protein FlgD gives MTMVNAKLGVNAFGATQTKPENLGASNVSAHDKDKVGGENVGEVLNKIVDANWTDPSKKVRTAGNPSLDKDAFFKLMLTQMKNQDPTNPLKSHEMAAQLANFSSLEQMQNMNKTLEELKNAQKPSENFQALNLIGKAVAGDSSKVVRGVNDKDHDFKFNLPMAAAEVTVKVRDAEGNVVRTYNLKNLKEGANKLTWNGEDEKAMKSPQGEYQFMAEAKMADGRKMGIKTDFEGMITGVSYSSDGPVLHVGNQAIRFTDVKKITDPSLMKNDQKTNDVTNLDLKENDAMGQTKKEASVESQKTTPSAASTAKSNLMNSVGLSRDMMEKIAKETSQ, from the coding sequence ATGACGATGGTAAACGCAAAACTTGGAGTGAACGCTTTCGGAGCGACGCAAACAAAGCCCGAAAATTTGGGAGCGTCGAATGTAAGTGCTCATGACAAGGATAAAGTCGGCGGCGAAAACGTCGGCGAGGTGTTGAATAAAATCGTGGATGCCAATTGGACGGATCCGTCGAAAAAAGTTCGCACGGCCGGTAATCCAAGTTTGGATAAAGATGCTTTCTTTAAGCTGATGCTAACGCAAATGAAAAATCAAGATCCGACGAATCCGTTAAAGTCGCATGAGATGGCCGCCCAGCTGGCGAACTTCTCATCACTAGAGCAAATGCAGAACATGAACAAAACATTGGAAGAGCTAAAGAATGCCCAGAAGCCTTCAGAAAACTTCCAAGCTTTGAACTTGATCGGTAAAGCAGTTGCCGGAGATTCATCCAAAGTCGTTCGCGGCGTGAATGACAAAGATCACGATTTCAAATTTAATTTGCCAATGGCCGCAGCGGAAGTAACGGTGAAAGTTCGCGATGCGGAAGGAAATGTTGTTCGTACTTACAATCTAAAAAACCTGAAAGAGGGAGCTAACAAACTCACTTGGAATGGTGAAGATGAAAAAGCGATGAAGTCGCCTCAAGGTGAATATCAATTCATGGCCGAAGCTAAGATGGCTGATGGCAGAAAGATGGGCATCAAGACAGATTTCGAAGGCATGATCACAGGTGTAAGTTATTCATCTGACGGCCCGGTTCTTCACGTAGGTAATCAAGCGATTCGCTTTACTGACGTGAAAAAGATCACGGACCCAAGTCTTATGAAGAACGACCAGAAAACAAATGATGTCACAAACCTAGACTTGAAAGAAAATGATGCCATGGGACAAACTAAGAAAGAGGCAAGTGTTGAGTCGCAAAAGACTACACCTTCTGCAGCTTCTACAGCAAAATCTAATCTGATGAACTCGGTAGGATTATCGAGAGACATGATGGAGAAGATCGCTAAGGAGACTTCGCAGTAA
- the fliJ gene encoding flagellar export protein FliJ, translating to MKFKFPLQKVLEHRKLTENLKQKDFQEATMYLNQENAKLNSMIQQKTMAHESAGQLVKQGGSQGPALTQVHEFLKGQEVLIEKQKMKVQEAEKLVESRREILKQAAQEYKIIEKMRENQFEEYRQKRLQDDQKEMDEQSILRFKAKE from the coding sequence ATGAAATTTAAATTTCCACTGCAAAAAGTTTTAGAACATCGCAAGTTGACGGAAAATCTGAAGCAAAAGGATTTTCAGGAAGCCACGATGTATTTGAACCAAGAAAACGCTAAGCTTAATTCCATGATTCAACAAAAGACCATGGCCCATGAAAGTGCCGGCCAGCTTGTAAAACAAGGCGGTTCGCAAGGTCCAGCTCTGACCCAGGTTCATGAGTTCTTGAAAGGTCAGGAAGTCTTGATCGAAAAACAGAAGATGAAGGTCCAAGAAGCGGAAAAATTGGTCGAGTCGCGCCGAGAAATTTTGAAACAAGCCGCGCAGGAATATAAAATCATAGAAAAGATGCGCGAAAACCAATTCGAAGAATATCGTCAAAAACGCCTGCAAGACGATCAAAAAGAAATGGATGAACAAAGTATTTTGCGCTTTAAAGCGAAGGAATAA
- a CDS encoding response regulator — MRCLVVEDDNEIATIVKQGLGELEGEVEVESNGRRAYERALTNNYDIIVLDLMLPEMDGYTFAKSLREKEVQTPILILSALRELDDRLKGLSMGGDDYLTKPFAMAELQIRVKNLLKRAQKTSEVTQLVFQDLKLNRLNRDVVRAGRKLDLQEREFVLLDLFMSNPNKIIGKQTILKEVWNYDFDPQTNVVDVLVCRLRNKLEKDFPTRLIYTVRGVGYVLKSS; from the coding sequence ATGAGATGCTTAGTAGTTGAAGACGATAACGAAATCGCAACAATCGTAAAACAGGGCCTTGGCGAATTAGAAGGCGAAGTTGAAGTTGAGTCGAATGGTCGACGCGCTTATGAGCGTGCTTTGACAAACAATTACGACATCATCGTATTGGATTTGATGCTTCCAGAGATGGATGGTTACACATTTGCAAAATCTCTTCGCGAAAAAGAAGTTCAGACGCCAATCCTTATCTTGAGTGCATTGCGCGAACTGGATGACCGTCTTAAAGGTCTCAGCATGGGCGGTGATGATTATTTGACTAAACCATTTGCGATGGCAGAGCTTCAAATCCGGGTCAAAAATCTATTAAAGCGCGCGCAAAAAACTTCAGAAGTGACTCAATTGGTATTCCAAGATTTGAAGCTAAACCGCTTGAACCGTGACGTTGTTCGTGCGGGCCGCAAATTGGACCTGCAAGAGCGGGAGTTTGTGTTGCTGGATTTATTCATGAGCAATCCGAATAAAATCATCGGTAAGCAGACCATTCTTAAAGAAGTTTGGAATTACGACTTCGATCCGCAAACAAATGTGGTCGACGTTCTTGTCTGCCGTTTGCGCAATAAATTGGAAAAAGATTTCCCTACACGCCTAATCTATACAGTCAGAGGCGTAGGCTATGTTCTTAAGTCGTCTTAA
- a CDS encoding FliH/SctL family protein yields the protein MQWSNKGGSAGQSPKIKAVLPKDVADKTVLEFVPARFDLGTPKQALQYLAEKTKGSDFRMNDAVRVQTGIDQVEQNTEEEKVEEAALEKLKEIQEGAYEEAYKLGLEEGRKEAFDKVSAQIAESMQSMDTLLNGIKDIKSEMATFNEAHLIKLVFQMAARLAKTELEGNNEAMVKILKDAVSLSQDEENITVRVSQKQFEFLEELKKESGREFEFIKRIRFEPSAEVSDGGCIVETNYGEVDARIEQRVEQLWSVLSENIPKVKDKAAS from the coding sequence ATGCAATGGTCTAATAAAGGCGGCTCTGCCGGTCAATCTCCAAAAATCAAGGCCGTCCTTCCTAAGGATGTGGCGGATAAAACTGTTTTGGAATTTGTGCCAGCTCGATTTGACTTGGGCACCCCTAAGCAAGCTTTGCAATACTTAGCAGAAAAAACCAAGGGTTCTGATTTCCGCATGAATGATGCGGTTCGAGTGCAAACAGGCATCGATCAAGTAGAGCAAAATACCGAAGAAGAAAAAGTCGAAGAAGCGGCTCTTGAAAAATTAAAAGAGATTCAAGAGGGTGCCTATGAAGAAGCTTATAAACTGGGTCTGGAAGAAGGCCGTAAAGAGGCTTTCGACAAGGTTTCGGCACAAATCGCGGAAAGCATGCAAAGCATGGATACTCTTCTAAACGGTATCAAAGATATTAAATCTGAAATGGCGACCTTTAACGAAGCGCATTTGATTAAACTTGTTTTTCAAATGGCCGCACGCTTAGCGAAAACGGAGCTCGAAGGCAATAATGAGGCCATGGTGAAGATCCTTAAAGATGCGGTGAGCTTGTCGCAAGACGAAGAAAATATCACTGTGCGAGTTTCCCAAAAGCAGTTTGAATTCCTCGAGGAGCTAAAAAAAGAATCCGGCCGTGAGTTTGAATTCATTAAGCGCATTCGTTTTGAGCCAAGTGCCGAGGTCAGTGATGGCGGCTGTATCGTAGAAACAAACTATGGCGAAGTCGATGCGCGTATTGAACAACGTGTAGAGCAGCTGTGGAGTGTTCTTTCTGAAAATATTCCTAAAGTTAAAGACAAGGCTGCAAGCTAA
- a CDS encoding sensor histidine kinase yields the protein MFLSRLKPTLFRISTKLTLAYSLVLILGCTVIFSYLYIQIRQGFIKQEQAALSTKLEEIMPLLQTHGLEKFEATYGSSLQFLQDSGVLLMVVSPRADTLAIHEPQVPLRVDLENLKMESINQKEQHFDFVTEKSADFESLIVAGMTLPDETRLVLARNMDNFSEPLNNIREMFWWMLLPVALIGFVGGLFLSSRTLIPVRELIVSMKKIESGSLSTRVPVTGNDDELEELKVLCNRMLDKIESLVNGLKEAFDHLAHDIRTPVTRLRGRAELALMAEGDVESYREALQSCYENSDKILSFLQVLTDITEAENRSRKLKLEKKYISDLVREIMDLYEMAFEEKNTKVTLKLDSNDWAMVDARLISRVIANLLDNAHKYTPDGGEVTIQTINQTENVILRVTDTGPGIAGEEHSMIWQKLYRSDKSRSEYGMGLGLTFVKAVVEAHDGKVSVRSPVKDGKGTEFEVLLQKMS from the coding sequence ATGTTCTTAAGTCGTCTTAAGCCGACGCTCTTTCGAATCAGCACCAAATTAACGCTCGCGTATTCTTTGGTGCTGATTTTAGGTTGTACCGTCATTTTCAGTTACCTTTACATTCAAATCCGCCAAGGCTTCATTAAGCAAGAGCAGGCGGCTTTAAGCACGAAGCTTGAAGAAATCATGCCGCTGCTTCAAACCCATGGTTTGGAAAAGTTTGAAGCAACCTATGGTAGTTCTCTTCAGTTTTTACAAGATTCTGGCGTTTTATTAATGGTGGTTTCGCCTCGCGCGGATACCTTGGCCATTCATGAACCGCAGGTGCCTTTAAGAGTCGATTTAGAAAACTTAAAAATGGAATCCATCAATCAAAAAGAGCAGCACTTTGACTTTGTCACTGAAAAATCGGCGGATTTTGAATCTTTGATTGTGGCCGGGATGACGTTGCCTGACGAAACTCGTTTGGTATTGGCGCGCAATATGGATAACTTTTCAGAGCCTTTAAATAATATCCGCGAGATGTTTTGGTGGATGTTGTTACCGGTGGCTTTGATCGGTTTTGTCGGGGGGCTGTTTCTTTCAAGCCGCACATTGATTCCAGTTCGTGAGTTGATCGTGTCGATGAAAAAAATTGAAAGCGGATCGTTATCCACGCGTGTTCCCGTGACCGGAAATGATGACGAGTTGGAAGAGCTTAAGGTTCTTTGCAATCGCATGTTGGATAAAATTGAAAGTCTGGTCAACGGACTTAAAGAAGCTTTTGATCATTTGGCTCATGATATTCGCACTCCGGTGACACGTTTACGGGGGCGTGCGGAACTGGCATTGATGGCCGAGGGAGATGTCGAGTCTTACCGCGAAGCTCTGCAAAGCTGTTATGAAAACTCGGATAAAATTCTTAGTTTCTTACAAGTTCTCACCGATATTACCGAGGCGGAGAACCGCAGTCGTAAGCTCAAGCTTGAAAAGAAATACATCAGTGATTTAGTTCGCGAAATCATGGATCTTTATGAGATGGCTTTTGAAGAAAAAAACACCAAGGTCACCTTGAAACTTGATTCCAATGATTGGGCGATGGTCGATGCCCGCCTTATCAGTCGGGTGATTGCCAATCTTTTAGACAACGCTCACAAATACACTCCGGACGGGGGTGAAGTGACGATTCAGACAATCAACCAAACTGAAAATGTCATCTTGCGAGTGACTGATACCGGCCCGGGCATTGCGGGTGAAGAGCACTCAATGATCTGGCAAAAGCTTTATCGCAGCGATAAAAGCCGTTCGGAATATGGCATGGGCTTAGGCCTCACGTTTGTCAAAGCGGTGGTGGAAGCCCACGATGGCAAGGTGTCTGTGCGCAGTCCGGTCAAAGATGGCAAAGGGACAGAGTTCGAAGTTCTTTTGCAAAAGATGTCTTAA
- a CDS encoding flagellar hook-length control protein FliK, with protein sequence MLASVVGPKVAATDLKSPLDKKPIDKDFKGNGSEPSFGKALDDKMSTKQQQPKEVKEKPEPEVVRAETKPTKKTTGRQQAIQDFMDSFESEFEIPPTRLVEAMAQLKDSQLKMAPEDTAEAVISQLDLPAEDAEKAQAMYASLLAQLNQMPQAPKEPSMMVGAGLTNQGMQERIASAQGRQDMLMKSVDQLNSKFWANPKVAPADPSMTPGLQNLTDTAMQTGMENLEVDESSFAKNAMAPQDLPQVPQDSLLDKLPPHLRGQMKEAMSPALLAALAAKHAETAQAQNGEATQGEEPVLIDEFQQAAQAPKAEAPVMGASVVATQAKNQAGAEQFNSSGQDSSFMQQNPQSKVAQKAVSAASEAAGEVLKKADFKQSLSGLEGVHGAPIKGETLKADMGMPMAAPVAPGQTPTPAENEAAVKQVMNQAQYLIKQGGGEMKVQMTPEGMGTIHLKVMLQDGKVNMQMSADTQEAKKTIESSLAELKTSLAAHKLSMENVKVDVVNSASTDTATQNQTNMNGQNRDQARQFWNQFNENFGNSGRRESWSDVSGLRGYGKKQRDPLQPIETASRPANREVEGKGSGLNLVA encoded by the coding sequence TTGTTAGCAAGCGTCGTTGGCCCGAAGGTGGCTGCGACCGATTTAAAGTCTCCATTGGATAAAAAGCCGATAGATAAAGACTTTAAAGGAAATGGATCCGAGCCCTCATTCGGAAAAGCGTTGGATGACAAGATGTCGACCAAGCAGCAACAACCGAAAGAGGTGAAAGAAAAACCGGAACCAGAGGTCGTAAGGGCAGAAACTAAGCCCACCAAGAAAACGACGGGAAGACAGCAGGCAATACAAGATTTCATGGACTCATTCGAGAGTGAATTCGAAATCCCTCCTACACGACTTGTAGAGGCGATGGCCCAGCTGAAAGATTCCCAACTAAAGATGGCTCCAGAGGATACGGCCGAAGCCGTAATCTCTCAATTGGATTTGCCTGCCGAAGATGCTGAGAAAGCTCAAGCGATGTACGCATCGCTTTTGGCTCAGCTCAATCAAATGCCTCAAGCTCCTAAAGAGCCTAGCATGATGGTTGGTGCGGGATTAACGAACCAGGGAATGCAAGAGCGTATCGCGTCGGCGCAAGGCCGCCAGGATATGCTTATGAAGTCCGTGGATCAGCTTAATTCTAAATTCTGGGCAAATCCTAAAGTGGCTCCGGCAGATCCGTCAATGACTCCAGGTCTACAAAACTTGACGGACACGGCAATGCAAACTGGCATGGAGAATCTCGAAGTCGACGAGTCTTCGTTTGCCAAGAACGCGATGGCACCGCAAGATTTGCCTCAAGTTCCGCAAGATTCTTTGCTTGATAAACTTCCGCCGCATTTGCGTGGGCAGATGAAAGAGGCGATGTCTCCTGCTTTGTTAGCGGCGTTAGCGGCAAAACACGCAGAAACTGCCCAAGCCCAGAATGGGGAAGCCACTCAAGGTGAAGAGCCGGTCTTGATCGACGAATTCCAGCAAGCCGCGCAGGCGCCTAAAGCTGAAGCTCCCGTGATGGGCGCGTCGGTGGTTGCAACTCAGGCAAAAAACCAGGCGGGAGCTGAGCAGTTTAATTCATCAGGACAAGACTCTTCATTCATGCAGCAAAACCCTCAAAGCAAGGTCGCGCAAAAAGCCGTCAGTGCGGCGAGTGAAGCTGCGGGAGAAGTTTTAAAGAAAGCGGACTTTAAGCAAAGTCTTTCGGGCTTAGAGGGGGTTCACGGAGCACCAATTAAGGGTGAAACCTTAAAAGCAGACATGGGCATGCCGATGGCAGCACCTGTCGCTCCAGGACAGACGCCAACACCGGCAGAAAACGAAGCCGCCGTGAAGCAAGTCATGAATCAAGCTCAATACCTTATCAAACAAGGTGGCGGCGAGATGAAAGTGCAGATGACTCCTGAGGGGATGGGAACCATTCACCTGAAAGTCATGCTTCAGGACGGTAAAGTGAACATGCAAATGTCGGCGGATACTCAAGAAGCGAAAAAGACGATTGAGTCTAGTCTAGCTGAACTGAAAACCAGTCTTGCTGCTCACAAACTGTCGATGGAAAATGTTAAGGTAGATGTTGTGAACTCAGCATCGACGGATACGGCGACTCAAAACCAAACCAATATGAACGGACAGAATCGAGATCAAGCTCGTCAATTCTGGAACCAGTTTAACGAAAACTTTGGCAACTCCGGACGCAGAGAATCTTGGTCCGACGTTTCAGGTTTACGTGGGTATGGAAAAAAGCAGCGTGATCCACTTCAACCCATCGAAACGGCAAGCCGTCCGGCGAACCGCGAAGTTGAAGGCAAAGGCAGTGGCTTGAATTTAGTGGCTTAA
- a CDS encoding flagellar hook protein FlgE yields MGILSSLYTGVSGMTAQGEALGVIGDNIANANTIGFKASRAEFQDIISKNLKGILGGNQIGRGVKIGAVNPILTQGNVDATEKVTDLAISGDGYFKVKGSDGESYTRDGSFHFDREGYLVTNDNQKVQGFGADEKGNIVNKMTDIKFPRALIPAKATKELKLDLNLDSRMEATKKFDIKDPYSTSHYSTGVEMYDSQGNKHLVSFFFNKTADREWEFKGLVDGKEMTGGEEGMMSQACAGKLKFTVDGKLESQELSESNFNFKGGALQGQQVKINFGDAIAEGGKGLDGTKQYGKNSDLISWNQDGAAAGTITGLSFNDDGILTAVYSNGQAADLAQIALAKFENPEAMFKVGNNRLKESRDSGAASMGGPGAAGRGKLFAKSLERSTVDLATEFVNMIQNQRGFQANAKTITTTDELLNEVIQLKR; encoded by the coding sequence ATGGGTATTCTTTCATCACTATATACGGGTGTTTCCGGTATGACAGCACAAGGCGAGGCCTTGGGGGTTATCGGGGATAATATCGCGAATGCGAACACCATCGGTTTCAAAGCCAGCCGTGCAGAATTCCAAGACATCATTTCTAAAAACTTAAAAGGCATCCTTGGTGGTAACCAAATTGGTCGCGGTGTTAAGATCGGTGCCGTAAATCCAATCCTGACTCAAGGTAACGTGGATGCGACTGAAAAAGTAACAGACTTAGCTATCTCTGGTGATGGTTACTTCAAAGTTAAAGGTTCTGACGGCGAATCATACACTCGTGACGGTTCTTTCCACTTTGACCGTGAAGGTTACTTGGTAACAAACGACAATCAAAAAGTACAAGGCTTCGGTGCGGATGAAAAAGGAAATATCGTTAATAAAATGACCGATATTAAATTCCCTCGCGCATTGATCCCAGCGAAAGCCACTAAAGAATTGAAATTAGATCTGAACTTAGACTCGCGCATGGAAGCGACTAAGAAATTCGATATCAAAGATCCATATTCGACTTCTCACTACTCTACAGGGGTTGAGATGTACGATTCTCAAGGTAACAAACACTTGGTCAGCTTCTTCTTCAATAAGACGGCAGACCGCGAGTGGGAATTCAAAGGCCTTGTTGACGGTAAAGAAATGACTGGCGGCGAAGAAGGCATGATGTCTCAAGCGTGTGCGGGTAAATTGAAATTTACAGTTGATGGTAAATTGGAATCTCAAGAGTTGTCTGAAAGTAACTTCAACTTCAAAGGCGGCGCTCTTCAAGGTCAACAAGTTAAAATCAACTTCGGTGATGCGATTGCTGAGGGTGGTAAAGGTTTGGATGGTACTAAACAGTACGGTAAGAACTCAGACCTTATCTCTTGGAATCAAGATGGTGCGGCGGCTGGTACGATCACGGGTTTGTCATTCAATGACGACGGTATCTTAACGGCAGTTTACTCAAACGGACAAGCGGCGGATTTGGCACAAATTGCTCTTGCGAAGTTCGAAAATCCGGAAGCGATGTTCAAAGTCGGTAACAACCGTTTGAAAGAATCTCGTGATTCTGGTGCGGCTTCAATGGGTGGTCCAGGTGCTGCTGGTCGCGGTAAACTTTTCGCGAAATCTTTAGAGCGTTCAACGGTCGACCTTGCGACGGAGTTCGTAAATATGATCCAAAATCAACGTGGCTTCCAAGCCAATGCGAAGACAATCACGACGACAGATGAACTTTTAAACGAGGTTATCCAACTTAAACGATAA
- a CDS encoding MotE family protein produces MKSGYDQFFQNARKAADPTSSRSNAVRFQKKSNAPKLDLDLSSEELEQQIRRRMKMSQPKKRKKSGIPWKIVGVSFMGLLMAIYGFLYHEDVESFVKRIEITMGGEAYAAEPAKPAAPAASTTKPEEAKEAKPEAPAALTASDLDHLQKLNDRKKELDAREEELNRMEAELQVQKEELDKRLKDLEGMRTKISGILEERVKVDSEKVDTLVQMYSNMKAPQAAKVFETMDEDLAVEILGRMKKKNAADIMNLLKPDKAQVLSEMFAGYKRAPASAKTEAGK; encoded by the coding sequence ATGAAGAGCGGATACGATCAATTTTTCCAAAATGCACGCAAAGCAGCTGATCCTACATCTTCCCGCTCTAACGCTGTACGCTTTCAAAAAAAATCAAATGCGCCCAAATTAGATCTAGATCTTTCATCAGAAGAACTGGAACAGCAAATCCGTCGCCGTATGAAAATGAGCCAGCCCAAGAAAAGAAAAAAATCCGGCATTCCATGGAAAATCGTGGGTGTTTCATTCATGGGCTTGCTTATGGCCATCTATGGATTTCTTTATCATGAAGATGTTGAAAGCTTTGTAAAGCGCATTGAAATCACCATGGGCGGTGAAGCTTATGCCGCTGAACCGGCTAAACCCGCAGCTCCCGCCGCCTCCACGACAAAACCAGAAGAAGCTAAAGAAGCAAAGCCTGAAGCACCGGCGGCATTAACGGCTTCGGATTTAGATCACTTGCAAAAGCTCAATGATCGCAAAAAAGAACTCGATGCACGAGAAGAAGAGCTCAATCGTATGGAAGCAGAACTGCAAGTTCAAAAAGAAGAACTTGATAAACGCCTTAAGGATCTGGAAGGGATGCGCACCAAGATTTCCGGCATTTTAGAAGAACGTGTTAAAGTCGATTCTGAAAAAGTCGATACTTTAGTCCAAATGTATTCCAATATGAAAGCCCCGCAAGCGGCCAAAGTCTTTGAGACAATGGACGAGGATTTGGCAGTTGAAATACTTGGACGTATGAAAAAGAAGAATGCCGCTGATATTATGAATTTGTTGAAACCAGATAAAGCTCAAGTTCTTTCAGAGATGTTCGCTGGTTATAAGCGAGCCCCTGCAAGTGCGAAAACGGAAGCTGGTAAGTAG
- a CDS encoding TIGR02530 family flagellar biosynthesis protein — protein MVDLKKIQTFDQLVPQPGKGIKQPDLGKGPSFKETLDGVGGLKPQNNIGQVSPQGLAKAAEGVKFSNHAIERMRTRGISYSPEDITKLTDAISRADAKGSKNSLVLMNDSALIVSVKNNTVVTVMDKNALKENVFTNIDSTVVI, from the coding sequence ATGGTAGACTTAAAGAAGATACAAACATTTGATCAACTTGTTCCGCAACCAGGTAAAGGGATTAAACAACCTGACTTGGGTAAGGGACCTTCCTTCAAGGAAACACTCGATGGTGTTGGTGGTTTAAAGCCGCAAAACAACATCGGCCAAGTGAGCCCTCAAGGTTTAGCGAAAGCGGCTGAAGGAGTGAAGTTTTCGAATCACGCGATTGAGCGGATGAGAACTCGGGGAATCAGTTATTCTCCAGAGGATATCACCAAGCTGACCGACGCGATTTCGAGAGCAGACGCGAAGGGCTCGAAGAATTCATTAGTGTTAATGAATGACTCAGCACTGATCGTCAGCGTGAAGAACAACACGGTGGTTACGGTGATGGACAAGAATGCGCTTAAAGAAAACGTATTCACGAACATCGACAGCACAGTGGTGATCTAG
- a CDS encoding FliI/YscN family ATPase, giving the protein MSDLSLNLEKYSDVVNSIHLTKDSGKVTEVNGMLIKGYLPGASVGSIVKINPSGMEKSFLAEVVGFKDKHVLMMALNDMRGVALGSKITLDRQIATVRAGDELLGRVVDGLGRPLDAKGEVENFREIPLYSEVRNPLMRRPIREPLDLGIRAINGALTAGQGQRVAIMAGSGVGKSVLLGMMARNTNADVNVIAMIGERGREVREFIEHDLGPEGMKRSVVVCVTSDQSPLLRMRGAYVATALAEYFSSQGKNVLLMMDSVTRFAMAQREIGLSTGEPPSQKGYTPSVFATLPKLLERAGSFEGEGSITGFYTTLVEGDDMNDPIGDSVRSIVDGHIVLSRALAQKGHFPAIDIMQSASRVMRAVTSSEHARLAQKLRETLAVYKEAEDLINIGAYKPGSNPKIDKAVKVIDGVNDFLKQRVEDPTTFTQTVRMMQQILMNA; this is encoded by the coding sequence ATGAGCGATCTTTCCTTGAATTTGGAAAAGTATTCCGATGTCGTCAACTCTATCCATTTAACAAAGGATAGTGGCAAGGTGACGGAGGTCAACGGTATGTTGATTAAGGGATATCTTCCGGGTGCAAGTGTGGGCAGCATCGTTAAGATCAACCCTTCCGGCATGGAGAAATCTTTTTTGGCCGAAGTCGTGGGCTTTAAAGACAAACACGTCTTGATGATGGCCCTGAACGACATGCGTGGAGTTGCGTTAGGTTCTAAAATCACTCTGGATCGTCAAATCGCGACAGTCCGAGCGGGGGATGAGCTTTTGGGTCGCGTCGTTGATGGCTTAGGCCGTCCGTTGGATGCTAAAGGCGAAGTTGAAAATTTCCGCGAAATTCCTCTTTATAGCGAAGTTCGTAACCCCCTCATGCGTCGCCCGATTCGGGAACCCCTAGACCTTGGCATTAGAGCCATTAATGGTGCATTAACCGCAGGGCAAGGTCAGCGTGTCGCAATTATGGCAGGCTCGGGTGTGGGTAAGTCGGTCCTTTTGGGAATGATGGCCCGAAACACCAATGCCGATGTTAATGTGATCGCGATGATTGGTGAGCGTGGTCGTGAGGTCCGTGAGTTTATCGAACACGATTTGGGGCCTGAGGGTATGAAACGTTCAGTGGTCGTGTGTGTGACTTCCGATCAAAGTCCTTTGCTGCGAATGCGAGGCGCCTATGTGGCGACCGCTTTAGCCGAGTACTTTAGCTCGCAAGGTAAGAATGTTTTATTGATGATGGATTCAGTGACTCGTTTTGCCATGGCCCAAAGGGAGATCGGTCTGAGCACCGGGGAACCTCCTTCACAAAAAGGATACACGCCCAGTGTATTTGCGACCTTGCCAAAACTTTTAGAGCGCGCCGGATCTTTTGAAGGTGAAGGCAGTATCACAGGATTTTATACGACTCTGGTTGAAGGGGACGATATGAATGATCCCATCGGGGACTCGGTTCGTTCGATCGTTGATGGACATATCGTATTAAGTCGTGCCTTGGCGCAAAAGGGCCACTTCCCGGCCATTGATATCATGCAAAGCGCAAGTCGGGTGATGAGGGCCGTGACGTCGAGTGAACATGCTCGTTTAGCGCAAAAGCTGCGTGAAACATTGGCGGTTTATAAAGAGGCCGAAGATTTAATTAATATTGGTGCTTATAAACCGGGTTCCAACCCAAAAATTGATAAGGCCGTAAAGGTCATCGACGGGGTGAATGACTTCTTAAAGCAAAGAGTCGAGGATCCCACGACATTCACTCAGACCGTAAGAATGATGCAACAGATTCTGATGAATGCTTAA